A stretch of the Solanum dulcamara chromosome 6, daSolDulc1.2, whole genome shotgun sequence genome encodes the following:
- the LOC129891080 gene encoding coatomer subunit alpha-1-like, giving the protein MLTKFETKSNRVKGLSFHTQRPWILASLHSGVIQLWDYRMGTLIDRFDEHDGPVRGVHFHKSQPLFVSGGDDYKIKVWNYKLHRCLFTLLGHLDYIRTVQFHHEYPWIVTASDDQTIRIWNWQSRTCISVLTGHNHYVMCASFHPKEDLVVSASLDQTVRVWDIGALRKKTVSPADDILRLSQMNTDFFGGVDAVVKYVLEGHDRGVNWASFHPTLPLIVSGADDRQVKIWRMNDTKAWEVDTLRGHMNNVSCVLFHPRQDIIVSNSEDKSIRVWDATKRTGLQTFRREHDRFWILASHPEMNLLAAGHDSGMIVFKLERERPAFSVSSDSLFYVKDRFLRVYEYSTQKDTQLIPIRRPGSNNVNQGPRTLSYSPTENSVLICSDTDGGSYELYIVPKDSYGRGDTVQDAKRGTGGSAVFVARNRFAVLEKSTNQVLVKNLKNEIVKKSLLPMATDAIFYAGTGNLLCRAEDRVVIFDLQQRIILGDLQTSFIRYVVWSPDMESVALLSKHSIVIADKKLVHRCTLHETIRVKSGAWDDNGVFIYTTLTHIKYCLSNGDCGIVKTLDVPVYITKIYGNTIFCLDRDGKNHPIIIDSTEYVFKLCLLRKRYDQVMSMIRNSELCGQAMISYLQQKGFPEVALHFVKDERTRFNLALESGNIEIALESAKKIDEKDHWYRLGVEALRQGNAGIVEYAYQKTKNFERLSFLYLLTGNVEKLSKMMKIAEVKNEVMGQFHDALYLGDVSERVKILENAGHLPLAYVTATVHGLNDTAERLAEKLGDNVPSLPKGKKASMLLPPTPILGGGDWPLLMVTKGIFEGGLDIAGRGGQEEYEEAVDADWGESLDIGEVENLQNGDISIVLGDEEGQEGNDDGEGGWDLEDLDLPPDTDTPKTTSNARSSVFVTPTPGMPVSQIWIQKSSLAAEHAAAGNFDTVMRLLSRQLGIRNFSPLKSLFIDLHVGSHTHLLAFSSAPVISVAIERGWSESASPNVRGPPALIFSFAQLEERLKASYKATTGGRFSDALRLFLSILHTIPLIVVESRREVDEVKELIVIVKEYVLGLQMELKRKELKDNPIRQQELAAYFTHCNLQLPHLRLALQNAMSICYKAGNLSSAANFARRLLETNPTNESQARTARQVLHAAEKNMRDVTQLNYDFRNPFTVCGATYLPIYRGQKDVTCPYCGAHFVLSQQGELCTVCDLAIVGADASGLLCSASQIR; this is encoded by the exons ATGTTGACCAAGTTCGAGACCAAGAGTAACAGAGTGAAAGGTTTGAGTTTTCACACCCAAAGGCCATGGATCTTAGCCAGTCTTCATAGTGGGGTCATACAGCTATGGGATTACCGTATGGGAACTCTCATTGATCGATTTGATGAGCACGATGGCCCCGTTCGCGGTGTCCATTTTCACAAATCTCAGCCTCTATTTGTTTCTGGAG GAGATGATTACAAAATTAAGGTTTGGAACTATAAGCTGCATCGCTGCTTGTTTACCCTGCTCGGACATCTTGATTATATCCGAACAGTTCAATTTCACCATGAATATCCATGGATTGTTACCGCAAGTGATGACCAGACTATTCGGATATGGAACTGGCAGTCTCGTACTTGTATTTCTGTCTTGACTGGCCACAATCATTATGTAATGTGTGCCTCATTTCATCCCAAAGAGGACTTGGTTGTCTCTGCTTCCTTGGATCAGACTGTTCGTGTCTGGGATATTGGTGCCCTAAGAAAGAAAACTGTTTCTCCTGCTGATGATATCTTGCGGTTGAGTCAGATGAATACTGATTTCTTTGGGGGAGTGGATGCTGTGGTGAAGTATGTCTTGGAGGGTCATGATAGAGGGGTTAACTGGGCATCTTTTCATCCTACACTCCCCCTTATAGTTTCTGGTGCAGATGATCGCCAAGTGAAAATTTGGCGGATGAATG ATACAAAAGCTTGGGAGGTGGACACTTTGAGAGGACACATGAACAATGTTTCATGTGTTTTATTCCATCCAAGGCAAGATATTATTGTTTCAAATTCAGAGGATAAGAGCATTCGAGTGTGGGATGCAACAAAAAGGACTGGTCTTCAGACTTTTCGCAGGGAGCATGATAGGTTTTGGATCCTTGCATCTCATCCTGAGATGAATCTTCTAGCAGCTGGTCATGACAGTGGGATGATAGTATTCAAGTTGGAGAGAGAACGACCCGCTTTTTCTGTGAGCAGTGATTCTCTGTTTTATGTAAAGGATCGCTTTCTCCGTGTGTATGAGTATTCAACTCAGAAGGACACACAGTTGATACCAATTAGAAGACCCGGTTCAAACAATGTGAATCAAGGTCCACGAACTCTTTCATACAGTCCTACAGAAAATTCTGTCTTGATATGTTCAGACACGGATGGTGGTTCCTATGAACTTTACATTGTACCCAAAGATAGTTATGGTAGGGGTGATACTGTTCAAGATGCAAAAAGAGGAACCGGAGGGTCAGCTGTGTTTGTTGCCCGAAACAGGTTTGCAGTGCTTGAGAAGAGCACTAATCAAGTCCTGGTAAAAAATCTGAAGAATGAAATTGTCAAGAAAAGCCTTCTTCCTATGGCTACTGATGCAATATTTTATGCTGGCACTGGAAACTTACTATGTAGGGCAGAGGATAGAGTTGTCATTTTTGATCTCCAGCAGAGAATTATTCTTGGGGATCTTCAGACTTCTTTCATCAGGTATGTTGTTTGGTCACCTGATATGGAAAGTGTCGCTTTGCTTAGCAAGCACTCCATAGTTATAGCTGATAAGAAGCTTGTGCACCGTTGCACCCTTCATGAGACAATTCGTGTCAAAAGCGGTGCCTGGGATGACAATGGGGTATTCATATATACCACACTTACCCACATTAAGTACTGTCTGTCCAACGGGGATTGTGGAATCGTCAAAACCCTAGATGTTCCTGTCTatattacaaaaatatatggGAACACTATCTTTTGCTTGGATAGAGATGGCAAAAACCATCCTATTATTATTGATTCAACTGAATATGTTTTCAAGTTGTGTCTGCTTAGAAAGAGATATGACCAAGTTATGAGTATGATAAGAAACTCAGAGCTCTGTGGTCAGGCCATGATTTCATATTTGCAGCAGAAGGGTTTTCCAGAAGTTGCTCTTCATTTTGTGAAGGATGAGCGCACTCGTTTCAACTTAGCACTTGAAAGTGGGAATATTGAGATAGCTCTTGAATCTGCTAAGAAGATTGATGAAAAAGATCATTGGTATAGGCTTGGCGTGGAAGCCCTTCGGCAGGGCAATGCTGGTATTGTTGAATATGCCTACCAAAAGACGAAGAATTTTGAGAGGCTCTCTTTCCTATATCTATTAACAGGAAATGTGGAGAAGTTATCTAAAATGATGAAAATTGCTGAGGTCAAAAATGAAGTAATGGGTCAGTTCCATGATGCCTTGTACCTCGGTGATGTCTCTGAGCGTGTTAAAATTTTGGAAAATGCTGGTCATCTGCCCCTTGCATACGTCACAGCTACAGTCCATGGGCTCAATGATACTGCTGAGCGTCTTGCAGAGAAACTGGGGGATAATGTTCCATCATTGCCAAAGGGGAAGAAAGCTTCAATGTTGCTGCCCCCAACTCCCATTTTGGGTGGTGGAGACTGGCCTTTGCTGATGGTAACGAAAGGGATATTTGAAGGTGGTCTGGATATTGCAGGCAGGGGAGGACAAGAGGAATATGAAGAGGCTGTGGATGCAGACTGGGGTGAGTCATTGGACATCGGTGAGGTGGAAAATCTGCAGAATGGGGACATCAGTATTGTGCTTGGTGATGAGGAAGGACAAGAAGGAAATGATGATGGGGAGGGAGGATGGGATCTTGAGGATCTGGATCTGCCACCTGATACAGACACACCGAAGACTACTTCCAATGCTCGCTCTTCTGTGTTTGTCACCCCAACACCTGGCATGCCTGTCAGCCAGATTTGGATCCAAAAATCATCTCTAGCTGCTGAACATGCagctgctggaaattttgacACTGTTATGCGGTTGTTGAGCCGACAACTGGGGATTAGGAACTTCTCTCCTTTAAAATCATTGTTTATTGATCTTCATGTGGGAAGCCACACTCATCTGCTTGCCTTCTCCTCGGCGCCGGTCATCTCCGTGGCAATTGAGAGAGGTTGGAGTGAGTCAGCTAGTCCTAATGTTCGAGGTCCACCTGCTCTTATATTCAGTTTTGCTCAGTTGGAGGAAAGACTTAAAGCTTCTTATAAGGCGACTACTGGTGGGAGATTTTCTGATGCCCTTAGACTATTCCTGAGCATCCTTCACACCATTCCTCTGATTGTGGTTGAGTCGAGACGAGAAGTGGATGAAGTCAAGGAATTGATTGTCATAGTGAAAGAGTATGTTTTGGGTTTGCAGATGGAGCTTAAGAGGAAGGAATTGAAAGATAATCCTATTCGCCAGCAGGAACTGGCAGCCTATTTCACTCACTGTAATCTGCAGCTTCCTCACTTGAGACTCGCATTACAAAATGCTATGTCTATATGCTACAAGGCCGGAAATCTTAGCTCAGCAGCCAACTTTGCTAGGAGACTCTTGGAGACCAATCCCACCAATGAAAGCCAAGCCAGAACAGCCCGCCAGGTTCTGCATGCAGCTGAGAAAAATATGCGAGATGTTACAcagttgaattatgatttcagAAATCCTTTTACAGTCTGTGGGGCAACATATTTGCCGATATACCGTGGTCAGAAGGACGTCACTTGTCCTTACTGTGGTGCTCATTTTGTACTGTCTCAGCAAGGGGAGCTTTGTACTGTTTGTGATCTTGCAATTGTTGGAGCTGATGCCTCTGGTTTGCTTTGCTCGGCATCACAGATCAGGTGA